One Mycobacterium kubicae genomic window carries:
- a CDS encoding metal-dependent hydrolase, which yields MKKRVAGFIGQESVHGQQHRLLNEKLIDMGYPIAWWDSKKFNDWVKRLEERLPARLPLAVTAAAEHFTAVLAERTLGEEEIQAIPGELQVWNVLNWHAVEELEHKSVAFDVFRTVAGGTERMRRSVMAVMIPTLLLLIAVTLVYSLAHDPDGRRQPLRVIREAYRLYRGPIFRGLIPDLTKYLRPGFHPDDIDTNALLEHWQEELFGTDGELVGYLK from the coding sequence TTGAAGAAACGGGTGGCGGGCTTCATCGGCCAGGAATCGGTCCACGGACAGCAACACCGCCTGCTGAACGAGAAACTCATCGACATGGGTTACCCGATCGCTTGGTGGGATTCGAAGAAGTTTAACGACTGGGTCAAGCGACTGGAGGAGCGGCTGCCTGCGCGGCTACCCCTGGCGGTAACAGCAGCTGCAGAACACTTCACCGCCGTACTTGCTGAGCGCACGCTGGGCGAAGAGGAAATCCAGGCGATTCCGGGCGAGTTGCAGGTGTGGAACGTGCTGAACTGGCATGCCGTGGAGGAACTTGAGCACAAATCGGTCGCATTCGATGTCTTCCGCACGGTGGCGGGAGGTACGGAGCGGATGCGCAGGAGTGTGATGGCCGTGATGATTCCGACCCTGCTTCTCCTCATAGCCGTCACATTGGTTTACTCGCTGGCGCACGACCCGGATGGGCGTCGTCAGCCGCTACGGGTGATACGGGAGGCCTATCGGCTGTACCGTGGCCCCATCTTCCGGGGTTTGATCCCAGACCTTACGAAATATCTGCGACCGGGATTCCATCCTGACGACATCGACACGAACGCGTTGTTGGAGCACTGGCAAGAGGAACTCTTCGGCACCGACGGAGAACTCGTCGGCTACCTGAAGTGA
- a CDS encoding flavin-containing monooxygenase, whose amino-acid sequence MSTTIDIEQLPTVERVTPDHEVVIVGAGFGGIGAGISLQRRGIHDFVIVDKWDQVGGTWHANTYPGVAVDIPSFVYSFSYEQRGDWSRIFAPGYELRDYASDLVDKYGLAQKLRLNTTITSAVLDERNSLWRLTTDADQEITGRNVVMAVGGLERPKMPDIPGLDEFGGVLMHTALWDHDVALAGKRVAVIGTGATALQVVPAIVDEVEHLTVFQRTPIWVFPKPDKEVTSAIRWVLGRKRIRSGIRLVGTVATEVGMAGMWVGPQWLTNASRRMLEVPTRRWMRRQIDDPVVREKLIPRYGLGCKRPSMSNDYLRTFNRDDVSLVTDAIECITKKGVRTADGVEHEIDVLICATGFKLWEAGAVPPFPVIGRGGVDLGRFWSEQRYQSYQGVSVPGFPNMFSITGPYGFVLGSYLWMIEATSAHLSRAIAEAKRRGATVCEIRQEAHDEYFRKCLKRQQNNFLFTPACAGSNTYYINNQGDSPFRPSTHGEMYWQNRYYNLDVYRYSRGVAVLDAAAAMTKESL is encoded by the coding sequence TTGAGTACAACGATCGACATCGAGCAGTTACCGACTGTCGAGCGTGTCACTCCAGACCATGAAGTCGTGATCGTCGGCGCTGGATTCGGCGGTATCGGTGCTGGTATCTCCTTGCAACGCAGAGGCATTCACGACTTCGTGATTGTCGACAAGTGGGATCAGGTGGGCGGCACCTGGCATGCGAACACTTATCCGGGTGTGGCGGTGGATATTCCCTCGTTTGTCTACAGCTTTTCCTACGAGCAGCGTGGTGATTGGTCGCGGATCTTCGCTCCGGGTTACGAGCTTCGCGATTACGCCAGCGACCTTGTGGACAAGTACGGCCTAGCTCAAAAGTTGCGGCTGAACACTACGATCACCTCGGCGGTGCTCGATGAGCGCAATAGCCTATGGCGATTGACTACCGACGCCGATCAGGAGATTACCGGCCGAAATGTAGTCATGGCGGTCGGTGGCCTCGAACGCCCGAAGATGCCTGATATCCCGGGTCTCGACGAGTTCGGGGGTGTGCTCATGCACACCGCACTCTGGGACCATGACGTGGCGCTGGCGGGCAAGCGCGTCGCGGTCATCGGCACTGGCGCAACGGCGCTGCAGGTCGTCCCGGCCATTGTCGACGAAGTCGAACATTTGACAGTCTTCCAACGAACACCGATATGGGTGTTCCCAAAACCTGACAAGGAGGTCACGTCCGCCATCCGGTGGGTTCTGGGGCGTAAGCGAATCCGTTCGGGTATCCGCCTGGTGGGAACCGTCGCAACCGAGGTCGGCATGGCCGGGATGTGGGTCGGTCCACAGTGGCTGACGAACGCGAGCCGCCGGATGCTTGAGGTTCCTACCCGCCGCTGGATGCGCCGCCAGATCGATGACCCGGTCGTTCGGGAGAAGCTGATCCCACGCTACGGGTTAGGCTGCAAGCGCCCGTCGATGTCAAACGACTACTTGCGTACCTTCAACCGCGACGACGTCAGCCTGGTCACCGATGCGATCGAGTGCATTACCAAGAAGGGGGTACGGACGGCGGACGGCGTGGAGCACGAGATCGACGTGTTGATCTGCGCGACCGGGTTCAAGCTGTGGGAGGCGGGCGCGGTGCCTCCCTTCCCCGTCATCGGGCGGGGCGGCGTCGATCTCGGGCGGTTCTGGAGTGAGCAGAGATACCAGTCGTACCAGGGTGTTTCGGTTCCCGGATTTCCGAACATGTTCTCAATCACCGGGCCCTACGGATTCGTGCTCGGCTCGTACTTGTGGATGATCGAAGCGACATCGGCTCACCTGAGCCGCGCCATAGCCGAAGCGAAGCGCCGCGGTGCAACGGTCTGCGAGATTCGTCAGGAAGCCCACGACGAGTATTTTCGGAAATGCCTGAAGCGCCAACAGAATAACTTCCTGTTCACTCCGGCGTGTGCGGGTTCGAACACCTACTACATTAATAACCAGGGCGATTCACCGTTTCGGCCGTCGACGCACGGCGAAATGTACTGGCAGAACCGCTATTACAACCTTGATGTCTACCGATACAGCAGGGGCGTTGCGGTTCTGGACGCAGCCGCGGCCATGACGAAGGAGAGCCTGTGA
- a CDS encoding SDR family NAD(P)-dependent oxidoreductase encodes MKFNRLRPRLVVVTGAGSGIGRATAIRFAKLGAHVVVSDIDLDAAQATTAMIRGYGLGASAAQLDVTDPDAWAVFGRDVLADHGYTDVLVNNAGILVGGHFLQLSPSDWDRQLGVNLMGVVHGCRVFGAQMVERGGGHIVNIASAAAFTPTPVMAPYSVSKAGVKMLTECLRLELGPRGIGVSAVCPGVINTNIADRAIVVGVDQNLIEQGKQFTKKLQEFSEKFRVSPMSSDLVARAVVRAVRFDLAVVPVRTEAWLGYFMLRIAPGVNRRMMQPFSVDAFQRLGARLSKTVGAADQGELAAGGAEAAAPVTSTGK; translated from the coding sequence GTGAAGTTCAACCGATTGCGACCGCGCCTGGTGGTGGTCACCGGGGCTGGAAGCGGCATTGGCCGGGCGACAGCGATCAGGTTCGCTAAGCTCGGCGCCCACGTCGTGGTCTCCGACATCGATCTGGATGCGGCACAAGCGACCACCGCGATGATCCGCGGTTACGGCCTCGGCGCGTCGGCGGCGCAGTTGGACGTCACCGACCCCGACGCCTGGGCGGTGTTCGGTCGCGATGTGTTAGCCGATCACGGTTACACCGATGTATTGGTCAACAACGCAGGTATCTTGGTGGGCGGCCACTTTTTGCAGCTGAGTCCCTCGGATTGGGACCGCCAACTCGGTGTGAACCTAATGGGTGTCGTCCACGGATGTCGTGTGTTCGGCGCCCAGATGGTTGAGCGCGGCGGTGGCCACATCGTCAACATCGCGTCAGCGGCGGCGTTCACACCCACGCCGGTGATGGCGCCGTACTCGGTGTCCAAGGCGGGCGTGAAGATGCTGACCGAGTGCTTGCGGCTCGAACTCGGACCGAGAGGCATCGGCGTCAGCGCCGTGTGCCCGGGTGTGATCAACACCAACATCGCTGATCGCGCGATCGTAGTCGGCGTCGATCAGAACCTGATCGAACAAGGAAAGCAGTTCACGAAGAAGCTCCAGGAATTTAGCGAGAAGTTTAGGGTCTCGCCGATGAGCTCGGACCTCGTAGCTCGTGCCGTCGTACGTGCGGTACGGTTTGATTTGGCGGTCGTGCCGGTGCGCACCGAGGCCTGGCTGGGCTATTTCATGCTCCGTATCGCCCCTGGTGTCAACCGCCGTATGATGCAGCCATTCTCGGTGGACGCATTTCAGCGGCTGGGTGCTCGCCTGTCAAAGACAGTGGGTGCTGCGGACCAGGGTGAGCTTGCCGCCGGTGGAGCCGAGGCGGCGGCACCGGTCACCAGCACGGGAAAGTAG
- a CDS encoding type II toxin-antitoxin system VapC family toxin, with protein MAAIYLDSSAIVKLAVREPESDALRRYLRTRLPRVSSALARTEVMRALLHKGESARRAGRRALASLDLLRIDNRLLDLAGGLLPIELRTLDAIHLATAQRLGMDLGRLCTYDDRMRDAAEALGMAVIAPS; from the coding sequence ATGGCGGCCATCTACCTGGACTCGTCCGCAATCGTCAAGCTTGCAGTTCGTGAGCCAGAGTCGGATGCGCTGCGTCGCTACCTTCGCACCCGGCTGCCGCGGGTGTCGAGTGCCCTTGCGCGGACGGAGGTCATGCGGGCTCTGCTCCACAAGGGTGAATCAGCCCGAAGAGCCGGACGCCGGGCGCTCGCGAGCCTAGACCTACTACGCATCGACAACCGATTGCTCGATCTTGCTGGTGGGCTGCTGCCAATCGAGCTACGCACCCTCGATGCAATTCACCTGGCGACTGCCCAGCGGCTCGGCATGGATCTTGGCCGGTTGTGCACTTACGACGACCGCATGCGCGACGCCGCCGAGGCGCTCGGCATGGCAGTGATTGCCCCGTCTTGA
- a CDS encoding type II toxin-antitoxin system Phd/YefM family antitoxin, whose product MSTVGVRELRQRASELLRRVEAGETIEITDRGRPIALLSPMPEGGPYQQMLASGGIERATLDFDDLPEPVRLKTGIELPSVTLARLREHER is encoded by the coding sequence ATGTCTACGGTGGGCGTTCGTGAGCTGCGGCAGCGGGCCAGCGAACTCCTCCGTCGGGTCGAGGCCGGCGAGACGATCGAGATCACCGACCGTGGTCGGCCTATCGCCCTTCTCTCGCCGATGCCGGAGGGCGGTCCGTACCAGCAGATGCTGGCAAGCGGCGGGATCGAACGTGCGACGCTTGACTTTGATGACCTTCCCGAGCCGGTCCGACTCAAAACGGGTATCGAGCTGCCGTCCGTGACGCTTGCGCGCCTGCGTGAGCACGAGCGTTGA
- a CDS encoding MaoC/PaaZ C-terminal domain-containing protein, translated as MAIDPSAVGATTEPMLFEWTDRETLLYALGVGAGTDDLSFTTENSHDITQQVLPTYAVICCPAFGAAGKIGKFNWAMLLHGSQGIRLHAPLPPAGKLSVVSEVADIQDKGEGKNAIIVLRGRGTDPDSGELIAETLTTLVIRGEGGFGGVPGQRPIAPEFPDREPDARIALPTRADQALIYRLSGDRNPLHSDPWFARDMAGFPKPILHGLCTYGVSGRALVAELGKGVAANVTSIAARFTSPVFPGETLTTLIWRTEPGKAVFRTEACGAESANARIVLDDGAVEYAEA; from the coding sequence ATGGCGATTGACCCGAGTGCCGTCGGTGCGACGACGGAGCCGATGCTGTTCGAATGGACGGACCGGGAGACGCTGCTCTACGCGCTCGGTGTCGGCGCCGGAACTGACGACCTATCGTTCACCACCGAAAACAGCCACGACATCACCCAGCAGGTGCTGCCCACCTATGCGGTGATCTGCTGCCCGGCGTTCGGTGCGGCGGGCAAGATCGGAAAGTTCAACTGGGCCATGCTTTTACACGGGTCGCAGGGCATCCGGCTGCACGCACCGCTGCCGCCGGCGGGCAAGCTGTCCGTGGTCTCCGAGGTCGCGGACATCCAGGACAAGGGCGAGGGCAAGAACGCGATCATCGTGCTGCGCGGCCGCGGCACCGACCCCGACTCGGGGGAGCTGATCGCCGAGACACTCACCACGTTGGTCATCCGGGGCGAGGGCGGGTTCGGGGGAGTGCCGGGTCAGCGGCCGATCGCGCCGGAGTTTCCCGACCGCGAGCCCGATGCCCGGATCGCGCTGCCCACCCGTGCGGACCAGGCGCTGATCTATCGGCTCTCCGGTGACCGCAACCCGCTGCACAGCGACCCGTGGTTCGCCAGGGACATGGCCGGTTTCCCGAAGCCGATCCTGCACGGGCTGTGCACCTACGGGGTGTCGGGCCGCGCGCTGGTCGCCGAGCTGGGCAAGGGCGTGGCCGCCAACGTCACGTCGATAGCGGCGCGATTCACCTCGCCGGTGTTTCCAGGGGAGACGCTGACCACGCTGATCTGGCGGACGGAACCGGGCAAGGCGGTGTTTCGGACGGAGGCTTGTGGCGCCGAAAGCGCGAACGCGCGGATCGTGTTGGACGACGGCGCGGTGGAGTACGCGGAGGCCTAG
- a CDS encoding integrase catalytic domain-containing protein: protein MDRYSPQVRAELLAMSSATIDRYLRAVKARDQIKGKSTTKASPLLRSSIKIRKATDEVEGSPGFFEGDTVAHCGPTLKGEFARTVNLTDMHIGWVFTRTERNNAHTHILGALKAGVHEIPYEVTGLDFDNGTEFLNKAVIKWAAQMEIFFTRSRPYKKNDQATIESKNNHLVRKYGFYYRYDTDEERAVLNRLWRLVNDRLNYLTPTIKPALRK, encoded by the coding sequence GTGGACCGCTACAGCCCGCAGGTGCGTGCCGAGCTGTTGGCGATGAGCAGCGCGACGATCGACCGCTACCTGCGTGCGGTCAAGGCGCGCGACCAGATCAAGGGGAAATCGACCACCAAGGCCTCCCCGTTGCTGCGGTCTTCGATCAAGATCCGCAAGGCAACCGACGAGGTCGAGGGATCTCCGGGGTTCTTCGAAGGCGACACCGTCGCGCACTGCGGTCCAACCCTCAAAGGCGAGTTCGCCCGGACCGTCAACCTCACCGATATGCATATCGGTTGGGTCTTCACCCGCACCGAACGCAACAACGCCCACACTCACATCCTCGGCGCCCTCAAAGCCGGTGTCCATGAAATACCTTACGAGGTAACCGGTTTGGACTTCGACAACGGAACCGAATTCCTCAACAAGGCCGTCATCAAGTGGGCTGCGCAGATGGAGATCTTCTTCACCAGGTCGCGGCCGTACAAGAAGAACGATCAGGCCACAATCGAGTCCAAGAACAACCACCTCGTCCGCAAGTATGGGTTCTACTACCGCTATGACACCGACGAGGAACGTGCGGTGCTCAACCGGCTCTGGAGGCTGGTCAACGACCGGCTCAACTACCTGACGCCCACCATCAAACCGGCTCTGCGGAAATGA
- a CDS encoding acyl-CoA dehydrogenase family protein, producing MTVASPWLSPELEALRDLAAKFVATEIAPHSERFAEQHHVDRAVWERAGELGLLCMSMPVEYGGGGGTFAHEAVLLEEQARIGDSSWGAGLHSGIVAHYILHYAREDLKRQWLPKMASGELIGAIAMTEAGTGSDLQSVKTRAVLDGDEYVITGSKTFITNGQQADLVVVVAKTDHTQGASGISLIVVEADRPGFRRGRVLSKIGQRGQDTSELFFDGVRVPKTHLLGDTEGQGFFQLMTQLPQERLIVAVGAVAAMELALHQTIEYTRQREAFGRTIFGFQNTKFTLAEAATETRIARVFLDHCICLHLDGKLDVQTVAMAKWWTTERAMKVLDDCLQLHGGYGYMTEYPISRLWVDQRVQKIYAGSNEIMKEIISRSL from the coding sequence ATGACAGTCGCCTCACCTTGGCTCAGCCCGGAATTGGAAGCGCTTCGTGATCTCGCCGCAAAGTTCGTTGCCACTGAGATTGCACCCCACTCAGAGCGCTTCGCCGAGCAACACCATGTCGACCGGGCGGTGTGGGAACGAGCAGGCGAGCTGGGCCTGCTGTGCATGTCGATGCCGGTCGAATACGGCGGCGGCGGCGGGACGTTCGCGCACGAAGCAGTTCTGCTCGAAGAGCAAGCTCGAATCGGGGACAGTTCGTGGGGCGCCGGCCTGCACAGCGGCATCGTCGCACACTACATCCTGCACTACGCACGGGAAGACCTGAAAAGGCAGTGGTTGCCCAAGATGGCGTCGGGCGAATTGATCGGTGCCATTGCGATGACGGAGGCTGGAACCGGATCTGACCTTCAAAGCGTGAAGACGCGCGCCGTCCTCGATGGGGACGAGTACGTCATCACCGGCTCGAAGACGTTCATCACCAATGGTCAGCAAGCCGATCTCGTCGTCGTCGTGGCCAAGACCGACCATACCCAAGGCGCCAGCGGTATCTCGCTGATCGTCGTGGAAGCCGATCGCCCCGGGTTCCGGAGAGGACGAGTCCTCAGCAAAATAGGTCAGCGCGGTCAGGACACATCTGAATTGTTTTTCGACGGCGTGCGCGTCCCCAAGACGCATCTGCTAGGCGACACCGAGGGGCAAGGCTTCTTTCAGCTGATGACGCAACTGCCGCAGGAGCGACTTATCGTCGCGGTCGGAGCGGTTGCCGCCATGGAATTGGCCTTGCACCAGACGATCGAATACACGCGCCAACGAGAAGCATTCGGGCGAACGATCTTCGGGTTCCAAAATACCAAGTTCACCCTCGCTGAAGCCGCCACCGAAACAAGGATTGCGCGAGTGTTCCTCGACCACTGCATCTGTCTGCATCTCGACGGTAAGCTCGACGTGCAAACTGTCGCGATGGCCAAATGGTGGACGACGGAACGGGCGATGAAAGTCCTCGACGACTGCCTGCAGCTGCACGGCGGGTACGGATACATGACGGAGTATCCGATTTCGCGTCTCTGGGTTGATCAGCGAGTACAGAAAATCTACGCGGGGTCTAACGAAATAATGAAAGAGATTATTTCGAGGTCGCTTTGA